DNA from Agarilytica rhodophyticola:
AATGCTAATTTAGTCTGTGCAGCCATTAGTTTAGATTCTGCTAACCAAGAACAATTAGTGAATGCCTTGCCGCAATTTATGTATTTTCCAATAGCATCAAGTGAAGCGATTGGTAAAGCTGCGCAATGGTTATTTAAAGAAGCATTTGAAGACCAAAAAGGTCGCCAGACCATGCTTGATAAATTAACCGATATATTCTTATTGCAAGTTTTGCGGCATGTTATTAGTGAGGGGACGCTCTCATATGGCGTAATGGCAGGTTTATCGCACCCTAAGTTGTCCCGTGTCATAAGAGCCATCCACGAACACCCACAAAAGCAGTGGAGCTTGGAAATGCTTGCTGATTTGGCGGCTATGTCGCGCTCTAAATTCGCTTCTTTCTTTAAAGAAACGGTTGGTCAAACGCCCAATGATTACATTGTAGATATTAGAATCGCCATTGCTCAGGATCTATTAAAGCTCGATAAATCTGTTAATCTTGTGGCTAATGAAGTGGGATATGAACATGGTTCAGCACTGGCTCGTGTGTTTCGCAAGAAACTTGGACTTTCACCTAGGGAGTGGTTGCAAAAACTAAGAAATCGAGGGGAGGGCAATTAACTCGTTAATTGCAAGTAGAAAAAATAAAAATACCTTGGAGGAAAAGTAAAAACACTATC
Protein-coding regions in this window:
- a CDS encoding AraC family transcriptional regulator, producing the protein MDELSHILNAISINADVFFSGNLCGVQALGGTKTGHMHMLKSGVLTVLTNDGHKVVLNKPSVIYIPGPTLHRIISHESHNANLVCAAISLDSANQEQLVNALPQFMYFPIASSEAIGKAAQWLFKEAFEDQKGRQTMLDKLTDIFLLQVLRHVISEGTLSYGVMAGLSHPKLSRVIRAIHEHPQKQWSLEMLADLAAMSRSKFASFFKETVGQTPNDYIVDIRIAIAQDLLKLDKSVNLVANEVGYEHGSALARVFRKKLGLSPREWLQKLRNRGEGN